The proteins below are encoded in one region of Gadus macrocephalus chromosome 14, ASM3116895v1:
- the LOC132472338 gene encoding uncharacterized protein LOC132472338 translates to MLTRVNPTAAARRWSRTVARRVYHVPYPNSLWHIDGNMRLIRWGFVTHGAIDGYSRLITYLSCSTDNRSTTVLSQFLKATCLYALPSRVRSDHGGENILVALFMHLVQGLEHRGFITGRSVHNQRIERLWRDVFLHVLQHFYLMFYSLEDSEVLNPDNDVHRLSLHIVYLPEIQNRLEQFRQAWNLHPLRTENNRTPTQLWTEGMLRNIATDSTAVNNVFGENPYSDQNIEAILAQYGIQTLPTLDEEEFPAVRVEPPQLILTQQQQTSVHNAIQHISDLKIRYQACCTAIVSILQTDQV, encoded by the exons ATGTTGACACGGGTGAatcctactgctgctgcaaggaGATGGAGCAGGACAGTTGCAAGACGTGTTTATCATGTACCTTACCCCAACAGTTTGTGGCACATTGATGGGAACATGCGTCTGATAAG ATGGGGCTTTGTGACTCATGGTGCAATTGATGGATACTCCCGTCTGATTACTTACCTCAGCTGCAGCACAGACAATCGTTCCACAACAGTGCTTTCTCAGTTTTTGAAAGCAACATGCCTCTACGCCCTACCATCAAGAGTCAGATCTGATCATGGTGGTGAAAACATCCTTGTGGCTTTGTTCATGCATCTAGTTCAAGGACTTGAACACAGAGGTTTCATAACCGGACGATCAGTTCACAATCAGAGAATTGAACGCCTTTGGCGTGATGTATTTTTGCATGTGTTGCAGCACTTTTACCTAATGTTCTACTCCTTAGAGGATTCAGAGGTTCTAAACCCAGATAATGATGTCCACAGACTATCACTGCATATTGTTTATCTTCCGGAGATTCAAAACAGACTGGAGCAGTTTAGACAGGCCTGGAACCTCCATCCGTTGCGAACAGAAAATAATCGCACACCAACTCAACTCTGGACAGAGGGCATGCTCAGAAATATTGCCACAGACAGCACAGCGGTCAACAATGTGTTTGGGGAGAATCCCTACAGCGACCAAAACATTGAGGCCATCCTAGCGCAGTACGGAATTCAAACACTGCCTACACTTGATGAGGAAGAGTTCCCAGCTGTAAGGGTAGAGCCACCTCAACTCATCCTCACTCAGCAACAACAGACATCTGTGCACAATGCAAtccaacacatttctgatttgAAGATAAGATATCAGGCTTGCTGTACCGCAATTGTCAGTATTTTGCAAACTGATCAGGTATAG